Proteins from one Primulina huaijiensis isolate GDHJ02 chromosome 18, ASM1229523v2, whole genome shotgun sequence genomic window:
- the LOC140963999 gene encoding uncharacterized protein codes for MIASKEPGNLPSNTETNPKDQVKAIELKSGKILESREKEKSQISDEQTETSKGQSSNSTPAPTAQSKIVIPPLFPAALKKAKLDVQFGKFLEVFKKLHINIPFADALMQMLGYAKFFKDILTNKRKLEDHVTINLTENYSALVQNKNPPKLKDPWSFSIPCMIGDVVFHKALCDLCVSINLVPLSMFRKLGLGERKPTSMSLELADRSVKYPRGVIEDVLVKVDKFIFPADFVVLDMEEDIEMPLILGRPFLATGKALIDVQEGQLRLRMGEEEITFNVFNALKHTLHSDSCFRIDAFDSLVCNYVQDATKDPLEATLTNELREDELDEEKAEIVAYLNANHPWKRPIRMRLEDLRDRTDLTSQKSSIEEPPTLELKPLPSHLKYVYLGENNKLPVIISSDLTDVIEGKLLKVLKAQKSAFALKVTDIKGINPSVCMHKILMEDK; via the coding sequence ATGATAGCAAGTAAAGAGCCGGGCAACTTGCCAAGTAACACAGAGACCAATCCAAAAGATCAAGTGAAGGCCATCGAGTTGAAGAGCGGAAAAATTTTAGAGTCtagagaaaaggaaaaaagtCAAATATCGGATGAACAGACTGAGACATCCAAAGGTCAGTCTTCTAACTCTACACCAGCACCCACTGCACAATCAAAAATTGTTATACCTCCTCTTTTCCCTGCAGCATTGAAAAAAGCAAAACTTGATGTGCAATTCGGTAAGTTCCTTGAGGTGTTTAAAAAATTGCACATCAATATTCcttttgccgatgctttgatgcaaatgcTTGGTTATGCTAAATTTTTTAAGGACATCttaacaaacaaaagaaaattggaGGATCACGTGACGATAAATCTAACTGAAAATTACTCTGCTTTGGTGCAAAACAAGAACCCACCGAAACTTAAGGATCCAtggagtttttctattccttgcatgattggtgatgttgtttttcataaagcCTTATGTGATCTTTGTGTAAGCATTAACCTCGTGCCTTTATCTATGTTTAGGAAACTTGGATTGGGAGAACGTAAGCCAACGAGTATGTCTTTAGAGCTAGCAGACCGATCTGTCAAGTATCCACGAGGAGTTATTGAGGATGTGCTAGTGAAAgtggacaaatttatttttcctgcaGATTTTGTGGTGCTTGACATGGAGGAGGACATAGAGATGCCGTTGATATTGGGGAGACCATTCCTTGCAACTGGCAAAGCCCTAATTGATGTGCAAGAAGGGCAGTTGAGATTGAGAATGGGGGAAGAGGAGATTACTTTTAATGTCTTTAACGCACTTAAGCACACATTGCATTCTGATAGTTGTTTTAGAATTGATGCTTTTGATTCGCTTGTGTGTAACTATGTGCAGGATGCTACTAAGGACCCTTTGGAAGCCACTCTCACTAATGAATTGAGAGAAGATGAATTGGATGAAGAGAAAGCTGAAATAGTGGCATACCTTAATGCCAACCATCCATGGAAGAGACCAATCAGAATGAGATTAGAGGACTTAAGGGATCGGACAGACTTGACCTCTCAGAAGTCGAGCATAGAGGAGCCACCAACTCTTGAGCTCAAGCCATTGCCTTCACATCTTAAATACGTCTATCTAGGTGAGAATAATAAACTTCCTGTGATTATTTCTTCTGATTTGACAGATGTGATAGAGGGCAAACTGCTGAAAGTTTTGAAAGCGCAGAAGAGTGCATTTGCGTTAAAAGTGACGGATATCAAAGGGATCAATCCATCAGTCTGCATGCACAAGATATTGATGGAAGACAAGTAA